Proteins encoded together in one Impatiens glandulifera chromosome 1, dImpGla2.1, whole genome shotgun sequence window:
- the LOC124920181 gene encoding splicing factor U2af small subunit B-like, whose translation MAEHLASIFGTEKDRVNCPFYFKIGACRHGDRCSRLHTRPGISPTILLSNMYQRPDMITPGVDPQGQAIDPNKIQQHFEDFYEDLFEELSKYGTIENLNICDNLADHMVGNVYVQFKEAEDAASALQNLTGRFYAGRPIIVDFSPVTDFREATCRQYEENVCNRGGYCNFMHLKKINRELRRQLFGRSSKRRHSRSPSRNQPYEERPRGGGSRRGGDDGDHHHSDRSRRHRSRSPGRRGGRRSRSRSRSPRGGGGRRNRSPPVRENSEERRAMIAQWNKEREQGEDKNVETDADAEIKNENGNNHKENFVEREETDSHQQEPEHKEHRGYDDD comes from the exons ATGGCGGAGCACTTGGCGTCGATATTTGGTACAGAGAAGGACAGGGTGAACTGCCCTTTCTACTTCAAGATCGGAGCTTGTAGACATGGTGACCGTTGTTCAAGGCTTCACACCAGACCCGGCATCAGCCCCACAATCCTTCTTTCGAACATGTACCAGCGCCCTGATATGATCACTCCCGGCGTCGATCCTCAAGGCCAAGCTATCGATCCTAACAAGATCCAGCAACACTTCGAG GATTTTTATGAAGATCTGTTTGAGGAGCTGAGCAAGTATGGGACTATTGAGAACCTAAACATCTGTGATAATTTGGCTGACCATATG GTGGGTAATGTGTATGTCCAATTTAAAGAAGCAGAAGATGCTGCAAGTGCACTCCAGAATCTGACTGGAAGATTTTATGCAG GGCGTCCTATTATTGTTGACTTCTCTCCGGTGACTGATTTTCGTGAAGCTACTTGCAGACAATATGAGGAAAATGTGTGCAATAGAGGCGGATACTGTAACTTTATGCATCTGAAAAAGATTAATAG GGAGCTAAGGAGGCAGTTGTTTGGAAGGAGTAGTAAACGGAGGCACAGTCGGAGTCCAAGCAGGAATCAGCCTTATGAAGAGCGTCCACGTGGTGGTGGTTCAAGAAGAGGTGGTGATGATGGAGATCACCACCACAGTGATCGGAGTCGGAGACATAGAAGCAGAAGTCCTGgtcgaagaggaggaagaagaagcaGGAGCAGAAGCAGAAGCCCTAGAGGAGGTGGTGGAAGGAGGAATAGGAGCCCGCCAGTGAGGGAAAACAGTGAAGAGCGAAGGGCAATGATTGCTCAATGGAATAAGGAGCGCGAACAGGGGGAAGATAAGAATGTGGAAACTGATGCTGATGCTGAAATTAAGAATGAGAATGGCAACAACCATAAAGAGAACTTTGTTGAGAGGGAAGAAACTGATTCACATCAGCAAGAGCCAGAGCATAAAGAGCATAGAGGATATGATGATGACTGA
- the LOC124920182 gene encoding polyadenylation and cleavage factor homolog 4-like encodes MEGSRRSFDRSRDQPGLKKPRLEETIADRSRSFAQRPASLVSASPASRYRNGDMETDMESSDLVRGTYPQQQQQHELVNRYKTALSELTMNSKPIITNLTIIAGEYSQHAKAIAAIICANIIEVPNDQKLPSLYLLDSIVKNIGRDYIKHFAGRLPEVFCKVYGMVDPSLHTSMRHLFGTWKGVFPPQPLQFIEKELGFSSAVNGSSSSSAAARADSQSNRPAQSIHVNPKYLEARQRNQQLTRDPRREAFEKPVLEKKINPAYVGDIEYGSDLPKRQSLGIGRVSDRIADQDSEKTWNDASVTRTISSQRNSFDPKPGIKSFIPSKSTQNDVHLKPIGNISSRSSTGMNRNWKNSDEEEYSWDDIKPGFTDHEMVDRGKDHWMMDETEERGINNRTSREASVEPHSTDGNNHPSYLETLPKSLTTSSSRIGSSQSASPFQPQKGALQTVVKGVGTAQNSLASTNYKPLTSRYPPQVLRGSPEQKNPDLRNNKPHDQFSQIPMRGQASKSNINLQKTQPYEPSDHKHPPTSAQTKKSKLPDIQPSDSLKGMPSSTSLLDSIMKSGVLNNSSVLGRHLDRVAVSQPIVESGPSHTFRVEDESNGLSPLADGPTVKKLNAGKTADNPVSSLLGSLVAKGFITASKKDPRKQIPSLIKNNDSITVTPSLELIPVPSVDKHSHPESYVEEIKALIGYEFKPSVIREPHPYVMSELLQEGLPHSCLICSLRFSCLKQLDRHMEWHALKSREVHGLVNASRNWYGNLDDWVAEKRELPFVHELREESDECNQMVPADENQSLCVLCGNPFEDVYSHGRGEWMFKGAVYMTMSLIDGELVTSGDESTQGLIVHPECVTESTIEDLGLTSENN; translated from the exons ATGGAGGGTTCTCGTAGATCCTTCGACAGATCTCGAGATCAACCGGGCCTGAAGAAACCCAGGTTAGAAGAAACCATTGCCGACCGTAGCAGGTCCTTCGCCCAACGTCCTGCATCTCTGGTTTCTGCTTCTCCGGCATCGCGTTATCGAAATGGAGATATGGAAACAGACATGGAAAGTAGTGATCTTGTGAGAGGAACATATCCACAACAACAGCAGCAGCATGAGCTTGTGAATCGGTACAAGACTGCGCTTTCTGAGTTGACTATGAATTCAAAACCCATCATCACTAACCTGACGATTATTGCTGGAGAGTATTCTCAACACGCAAAAGCAATTGCGGCCATCATCTGTGCGAATATAATTGAG GTCCCAAATGATCAAAAGCTTCCTTCACTTTATCTCTTAGACAGTATTGTGAAGAATATAGGAAGGGATTACATTAAACACTTTGCTGGAAGACTACCCGAG GTTTTCTGTAAGGTGTATGGAATGGTTGATCCTTCTTTACACACCAGTATGAGGCATCTATTTGGGACATGGAAAGGAGTTTTTCCACCACAACCACTTCAGTTTATCGAAAAAGAACTTGGTTTTTCATCCGCTGTTAATGGATCATCATCAAGTTCTGCAGCAGCCAGGGCTGATTCTCAGTCTAATCGCCCGGCTCAAAGTATTCATGTAAACCCTAAGTATTTAGAAGCAAGGCAGCGTAATCAGCAGTTAACCAGG GATCCACGTAGAGAGGCATTTGAGAAGCCTGTacttgaaaagaaaattaatccAGCATATGTGGGCGATATTGAATATGGTTCCGATCTTCCTAAACGCCAAAGCCTTGGAATTGGACGTGTTAGTGACAGGATTGCAGATCAAGATTCTGAGAAGACTTGGAATGACGCTAGTGTTACAAGGACAATATCAAGCCAAAGAAATAGTTTTGATCCCAAACCAGGAATAAAGAGCTTCATACCGTCCAAATCAACACAGAATGATGTTCATTTAAAGCCAATTGGGAATATCTCCAGCAGAAGCAGCACAGGGATGAATAGGAATTGGAAAAATTCAGACGAGGAAGAGTACAGCTGGGATGATATTAAGCCCGGATTTACTGACCATGAAATGGTTGATCGTGGAAAAGATCATTGGATGATGGATGAAACCGAGGAAAGG GGAATCAACAACCGAACTAGTAGAGAAGCTTCTGTTGAACCACATTCAACAGATGGAAACAATCATCCAAGTTACTTGGAAACATTACCTAAATCTCTTACTACAAGTTCATCGAGAATTGGAAGCTCCCAATCGGCTTCGCCATTTCAACCACAGAAAGGAGCATTGCAAACTGTGGTTAAAGGTGTTGGAACTGCGCAAAATTCTCTGGCGTCCACAAATTATAAGCCTTTGACTTCTCGTTACCCCCCACAGGTACTCCGTGGCTCACCAGAACAAAAGAATCCGGATTTAAGAAACAATAAACCCCATGATCAGTTTTCCCAGATTCCTATGCGGGGACAAGCCTCAAAAAGCAATATTAACCTGCAAAAAACACAACCTTATGAACCTTCTGACCATAAACACCCGCCGACTTCTGCCCAGACAAAGAAGTCAAAGTTACCCGATATCCAACCGTCTGATTCTTTAAAAGGAATGCCTAGCTCTACTAGTTTGTTGGATTCCATCATGAAAAGTGGGGTACTCAATAATAGCTCTGTTTTGGGGAGACATCTAGATCGTGTTGCGGTTTCTCAGCCAATTGTAGAGTCAGGTCCTTCTCACACATTTCGGGTAGAAGATGAGTCTAATGGTCTTTCTCCTCTGGCCGATGGACCAACTGTCAAAAAATTGAATGCGGGGAAAACTGCGGATAACCCGGTATCAAGTCTGCTCGGTTCATTGGTCGCGAAAGGCTTCATAACGGCATCGAAGAAAGATCCTCGGAAACAGATCCCTTCCCTTATCAAGAATAATGACAGCATAACTGTGACTCCAAGTTTGGAGCTGATTCCAGTTCCCTCAGTGGACAAACACTCTCATCCTGAATCATATGTGGAAGAAATAAAAGCTCTAATTGGGTATGAATTCAAGCCATCTGTAATTCGTGAACCACATCCATATGTGATGAGTGAACTCCTCCAAGAAGGTCTTCCCCATTCGTGTTTGATTTGCAGCCTTAGGTTTAGTTGTCTGAAACAGCTTGATAGGCATATGGAGTGGCACGCTCTTAAAAGTCGCGAAGTGCATGGTTTGGTTAACGCTTCAAGGAACTGGTATGGGAATCTAGACGATTGGGTCGCTGAAAAAAGAGAGTTGCCCTTTGTTCATGAATTAAGGGAAGAAAGCGACGAATGCAATCAAATGGTGCCTGCTGACGAAAATCAATCTCTTTGTGTTTTGTGTGGCAATCCTTTCGAAGACGTGTATTCTCATGGAAGGGGCGAATGGATGTTTAAGGGGGCTGTTTacatgaccatgtcattaatAGATGGGGAATTAGTAACATCAGGAGATGAGTCGACTCAGGGTCTTATTGTCCATCCTGAATGTGTAACGGAAAGTACAATCGAAGATTTGGGATTGACTAGTGAAAACAACTGa
- the LOC124911265 gene encoding uncharacterized protein LOC124911265, whose translation MRNIAACYSDHAIKVSDSYCSGPSNRPYVLPNPPPSIREAVSSIYKAKLSVSMKQVLIKIIWCSLSGLGFTVSLCEGNPSSSSSSSPSSYSSRQLRKVKGSKKFESCNSEIEIIWDLSWAKYGPGPEPVSGYYIAIFIDSELGLLLGDMKEEIELTMEYAKFSIISRVERFSGNGGVYSTKARFSESGLRHEIMIRLFGEGLEVSVDKKRVMKVERLQWNFRGNETMFVDGMVVDMMWDVHDWLFKSSELCCSGSAVFMFRTRSGVDSRLWLDEKIMDHRFGFSLLICACKNPD comes from the coding sequence ATGAGAAATATAGCAGCTTGTTACAGTGATCATGCCATTAAGGTTTCTGATTCCTATTGTTCAGGTCCTTCAAACAGACCATATGTATTACCAAATCCACCACCTTCAATTCGGGAAGCAGTTTCGTCTATTTACAAAGCCAAGTTATCTGTTTCCATGAAACAGGTTCTTATAAAAATCATCTGGTGCAGTCTCTCCGGTCTTGGCTTCACTGTTAGCCTGTGTGAAGGAAAcccatcttcatcttcttcttcttctccttcttcctaTTCGTCCAGGCAGCTGAGGAAGGTAAAAGGGTCGAAAAAGTTCGAATCTTGCAATTCAGAGATTGAAATCATATGGGATCTTTCATGGGCAAAGTATGGTCCAGGGCCTGAACCAGTTAGTGGGTATTACATAGCTATATTCATTGATTCAGAACTGGGACTACTTCTAGGAGACATGAAGGAGGAGATCGAATTGACAATGGAATATGCAAAGTTTTCGATCATATCTCGGGTGGAACGGTTTTCAGGGAACGGTGGTGTGTATTCAACTAAGGCTCGGTTTAGTGAGTCAGGATTGAGACATGAGATCATGATTAGGTTGTTTGGGGAGGGTTTGGAGGTGAGTGTTGATAAGAAAAGGGTGATGAAAGTGGAGAGATTACAATGGAATTTTCGTGGGAATGAAACTATGTTTGTTGATGGAATGGTTGTGGATATGATGTGGGATGTTCATGATTGGTTGTTTAAATCATCGGAATTATGTTGTTCTGGTTCGGCTGTTTTCATGTTTAGGACCAGAAGTGGTGTTGATAGTAGACTTTGGTTGGATGAGAAGATTATGGATCATAGGTTTGGTTTTTCTCTCTTGATTTGTGCTTGTAAGAACCCTGATTGA
- the LOC124915495 gene encoding fructose-bisphosphate aldolase, cytoplasmic isozyme-like, with protein MSCYKGKYYDELIANAAYIATPGKGILAADESTGTIGKRLTSINVENIESNRRTFRELLFTTPGALQYLSGIILFEETLYQKTAAGKLFVDVMKENGVLPGIKVDKGTIELAGTNGETTTQGLDGLAQRCQQYYTAGARFAKWRAVLNIGPNEPSQLSINENANGLARYAIICQENGLVPIVEPEILVDGSHSIEKCAEVTERVLAACYKSLNDHKVCLEGTLLKPNMVTPGSDATKVSPKVVAEYTVRTLQRTMPTAVPAVVFLSGGQSEEEATLNLNAMNMIKGKKPWGLSFSFGRALQQSTLKAWGGKNENVGRAQAVFLARCKANSEATVGKYEGGGCGDLNQGANESLHVKGYKY; from the exons ATGTCTTGCTACAAAGGGAAGTATTACG ATGAACTTATTGCCAATGCTGCTTATATTGCCACTCCTGGAAAAGGTATCCTTGCCGCCGATGAATCAACGGGAACAATCGGGAAGAGGTTAACGAGTATCAATGTAGAGAATATCGAATCCAACAGAAGAACCTTCCGTGAACTCCTTTTCACCACACCTGGTGCTCTTCAATATCTCAGCGGAATCATCCTCTTCGAAGAAACCCTTTACCAGAAAACCGCCGCGG GGAAGTTATTTGTGGATGTAATGAAAGAAAACGGCGTACTCCCTGGTATCAAAGTCGATAAAGGAACCATTGAATTAGCAGGAACCAATGGAGAAACCACAACCCAAGGTCTCGACGGTCTAGCCCAGCGCTGCCAGCAATACTACACCGCCGGTGCTAGGTTTGCAAAATGGCGAGCAGTTCTCAACATCGGTCCAAACGAGCCATCTCAATTATCCATAAACGAAAACGCAAACGGTTTAGCTCGTTACGCCATAATCTGTCAAGAAAACGGTTTAGTCCCAATAGTTGAACCTGAAATCCTAGTCGATGGTTCTCACAGCATCGAAAAATGCGCGGAAGTAACCGAACGAGTTCTCGCTGCCTGTTACAAGTCACTTAATGATCATAAGGTTTGTTTAGAAGGTACCCTGTTGAAACCTAATATGGTAACACCTGGGTCTGACGCCACTAAGGTTTCGCCGAAGGTGGTTGCGGAGTATACTGTTCGGACTTTGCAGAGGACAATGCCCACAGCTGTTCCGGCTGTTGTGTTTTTGTCGGGTGGGCAGAGTGAAGAAGAGGCTACATTGAATTTGAATGCTATGAATATGATTAAGGGGAAGAAACCGTGGGGTCTTTCGTTTTCGTTTGGAAGGGCTCTTCAACAGAGTACTTTGAAGGCTTGGGGAGGGAAGAATGAGAATGTTGGGAGAGCTCAGGCGGTGTTCTTGGCGAGGTGTAAGGCGAATTCGGAGGCGACGGTGGGGAAGTATGAAGGTGGTGGTTGTGGTGATCTGAATCAGGGTGCGAATGAGAGTCTTCATGTTAAGGGTTATAAGTATTGA